A window of the Pungitius pungitius chromosome 3, fPunPun2.1, whole genome shotgun sequence genome harbors these coding sequences:
- the LOC119215840 gene encoding semaphorin-5B-like isoform X1, whose amino-acid sequence MVTSGRRAWALSPSGLVLVICSSVCLSQQPRITPADCSTKEHPVVSYQALRPWMSEFSHPGVRDFSRLAPDLSRNQLIVGARNFLFRLSLSNASLIQATEWAPDEDTRHSCQSKGKTEVECQNYVRVLLISGTTLFTCGTNAFTPVCVTRQISNFSQVLDTVNGVARCPYDPRHNSTAMVTERGELYAATVIDFSGRDPVIYRSLGNMPPLRTAQYNSKWLNEPHFVSVYEIGRFAYFFLRETAVENDCGKVVFSRVARLCKNDMGGRFLLEDTWTTFTKARLNCSRAGEIPFYYNELQSTFHLPEQDLIYGVFTTNVNSISASAVCAFNLSSITRAFNGPFRYQENPRTAWLSTPNPIPNFQCGTLEEGGPGGNLTERSLQDAQRLFLMNDVVQPLTVDPLLTQDNLRFSKLVVDIVQGRDTLYHVMYIGTEYGTILKALSTTNKRLRGCYLEELRPLPQGQIGSIKSLQILHNDRSLIVGLDDRLVKIPLERCSSYPTESQCTEARDPYCGWDHKQKRCTTIEESSNMNQWTQNITECPVRNMTRDGGFGLWAPWQPCSHDDGEGSVSSCACRSRSCDGPLARCGGIACEGPLIQVANCSRNGGWTPWSSWGQCSSSCGIGFEVRQRSCNNPSPRHGGRICVGQGREERLCNEKKPCPMAVSWTAWGPWAHCSAECGGGVHSRSRTCESGDSCPGCSMEYKACNLEACPEVRRNTPWTPWMPVNVSQDGSRQEQRFRYTCRALLPEPQQLQLGKKKTETRFCPNDGSGACQTDALADDLVKVSGRTLSQPQGVRWGLWETWSSCSQPCSRGFRTRKRSCSTAEGRTNPGACVGSPVDYQDCNAQPCPVSGSWSCWSSWSQCSSSCGGGYYQRTRTCSNPPPASGGDICIGLHTEEALCSTHACEDWGEWTGWGDCDKEGLQHRTRPCGEERGAEAGLCQGNVTQSRPCQPHEVPVILPGQEDQSCGTFTLFQLVAVGAASFFAAALLSALAYTYCRQLSRPPAESGVIHPSTPNHLACNKRGNATPKNEKYIPMEFKTLNKNNLHVNDETCNHFPSPLPSGNMFSTTYYPPSLGKYDFHPDSPCRTYMHS is encoded by the exons ATGGTTACGTCAGGGCGGAGGGCGTGGGCCCTCTCCCCCAGTGGGCTCGTGCTGGTCATCTGCTCGTCCGTGTGTCTGTCCCAGCAGCCTCGCATCACGCCGGCAGACTGCAGCACAAAGGAGCACCCCGTTGTCTCCTACCAAG cGCTGAGGCCGTGGATGTCGGAGTTCTCCCACCCGGGGGTGAGGGACTTCTCTCGGCTGGCGCCGGACCTGAGCAGGAACCAGCTCATCGTGGGAGCGAG GAACTTCCTCTTCAGACTGAGTTTGAGCAACGCCTCGCTCATACAG gcgacAGAATGGGCCCCCGATGAAGATACAAGGCACTCCTGTCAGAGCAAGGGGAAGAccgag GTGGAGTGTCAGAACTACGTCCGCGTGCTGCTGATCAGCGGGACGACGCTCTTCACCTGTGGGACCAACGCTTTCACCCCCGTCTGTGTAACCCGGCAG ATTAGCAACTTCAGTCAGGTGTTGGACACGGTGAACGGCGTGGCCCGCTGCCCCTACGACCCGCGCCACAACTCCACCGCCATGGTGACGGAGCGCGGCGAGCTGTACGCCGCGACGGTGATCGACTTCTCCGGGCGGGACCCCGTCATCTACCGCAGCCTGGGCAACATGCCGCCGCTGCGCACCGCCCAGTACAACTCCAAGTGGCTCAACG AGCCCCACTTCGTGTCCGTCTACGAGATCGGCCGGTTCGCCTACTTCTTCCTGAGGGAGACGGCGGTGGAGAACGACTGCGGGAAGGTGGTGTTCTCCCGCGTGGCGCGGCTCTGCAAGAACGACATGGGCGGGCGCTTCCTCCTCGAGGACACCTGGACCACCTTCACCAAGGCTCGGCTCAACTGCTCGCGCGCGGGAGAGATCCCCTTTTACTACAACGAGCTGCAGAGCACTTTCCACTTACCGGAGCAGGACCTGATCTACGGCGTGTTCACCACCAACGT gaaCAGCATATCAGCGTCTGCCGTCTGCGCCTTCAATCTGAGCTCCATCACCCGGGCCTTCAACGGACCCTTCCGCTACCAGGAGAACCCCCGCACCGCTTGGCTCTCCACGCCAAACCCCATACCCAATTTTCAG TGTGGCAcgctggaggaggggggaccGGGGGGGAACCTGACCGAGCGCAGCCTCCAGGACGCCCAGCGGCTCTTCCTCATGAACGACGTGGTCCAGCCGCTCACCGTCGACCCTCTGCTCACCCAGGACAACCTGCGCTTCTCCAAGCTGGTGGTGGACATCGTCCAGGGCCGAGACACCCTCTACCACGTCATGTACATCGGCACCG AATATGGCACCATCCTGAAGGCTCTCTCCACAACCAATAAACGCCTCCGAGGCTGCTACCTTGAGGAGCTTAGGCCCCTCCCCCAAGGGCAAATTGGATCGATTAAGAGCCTGCAAATCCTTCACAATGACAGGTCTTTGATTGTTGGGCTTGATGACAGGCTGGTGAAGATCCCGTTGGAGCGCTGCTCCAGCTATCCGACTGAAAG TCAGTGCACGGAAGCGCGGGACCCTTACTGTGGCTGGGATCACAAGCAGAAGCGCTGCACCACCATCGAGGAGAGCTCCAACATGAACCAGTGGACCCAAAACATCACCGAGTGCCCA GTGAGGAACATGACACGGGATGGCGGCTTTGGTTTGTGGGCGCCGTGGCAACCGTGTAGCCACGACGACGGCGAGGGCTCCGTCAGCAGCTGCGCGTGCCGGTCCCGCTCGTGCGACGGACCTCTGGCTCGGTGTGGCGGGATCGCATGCGAGGGCCCGCTCATCCAGGTGGCGAACTGTTCCAG GAACGGCGGCTGGACCCCCTGGTCCTCGTGGGGccagtgcagcagcagctgtggcatCGGATTCGAAGTGAGGCAGCGGTCCTGCAACAACCCCTCGCCCCGCCACGGCGGTCGAATCTGTGTCGGCCAGGGACgagaggagag GCTGTGCAACGAGAAGAAGCCTTGTCCGATGGCAGTGTCCTGGACAGCCTGGGGCCCCTGGGCTCACTGCAGTGCTGAATGTGGAGGGGGGGTCCACTCCAGGAGCAGAACCTGTGAGAGCGGCGACAGCTGTCCTGGATGCTCCATG GAGTACAAGGCCTGTAACCTGGAGGCCTGCCCCGAGGTGCGCCGCAACACCCCCTGGACGCCCTGGATGCCGGTCAACGTCAGTCAAGACGGGTCCCGGCAGGAGCAGAGATTCAGGTACACCTGCCGGGCGCTGCTCCCCGAgccccagcagctgcagctgggcAAGAAGAAGACGGAGACCCGGTTCTGCCCCAACGACGGGTCCGGAGCCTGCCAGACCGACG CTCTGGCGGACGACTTGGTGAAGGTCAGCGGGCGCACTCTGTCCCAGCCCCAGGGCGTGCGCTGGGGATTGTGGGAAACGTGGTCCAGCTGTTCCCAGCCGTGTTCCAGGGGCTTCCGAACCCGGAAGCGTAGCTGCTCGACCGCGGAGGGCCGGACCAACCCCGGCGCCTGCGTGGGCTCCCCGGTGGACTACCAGGACTGCAACGCTCAGCCGTGCCCAg TGAGCGGgtcctggtcctgctggtcctcCTGGTCCCAGTGCTCGTCCAGCTGCGGGGGCGGATACTACCAGCGGACTCGCACGTGCAGCAACCCGCCCCCCGCCAGCGGGGGGGACATCTGCATCGGCCTGCACACCGAAGAGGCGCTCTGCAGCACACACGCCTGTGAAG ATTGGGGTGAATGGACGGGCTGGGGGGACTGTGACAAAGAGGGGCTGCAGCATCGCACTCGGCCCTGTGGCGAGGAGCGCGGCGCTGAGGCCGGTCTCTGCCAGGGTAACGTCACCCAGTCCAGGCCCTGCCAGCCTCATGAGGTGCCAG TTATTTTACCCGGACAAGAGGACCAGAGCTGTGGAA CCTTTACCTTGTTCCAGTTGGTCGCCGTGGGCGCGGCCAGCTTCTTCGCCGCCGCCCTGCTGTCGGCGCTGGCCTACACCTACTGCCGCCAGCTGAGCCGGCCGCCCGCAGAGTCGGGCGTCATCCACCCGAGCACCCCCAACCACCTCGCCTGCAACAAGCGGGGCAACGCCACGCCAAAGAACGAGAAGTACATCCCCATGGAGTTCAAG ACGCTAAACAAGAACAACCTGCACGTCAACGACGAGACGTGCAACCACTTCCCCTCCCCGCTGCCCTCCGGCAACATGTTCAGCACCACCTACTACCCGCCCAGCCTGGGCAAGTACGACTTCCACCCGGACTCGCCCTGCAGGACCTACATGCACAGCTGA
- the LOC119215840 gene encoding semaphorin-5B-like isoform X2 translates to MSEFSHPGVRDFSRLAPDLSRNQLIVGARNFLFRLSLSNASLIQATEWAPDEDTRHSCQSKGKTEVECQNYVRVLLISGTTLFTCGTNAFTPVCVTRQISNFSQVLDTVNGVARCPYDPRHNSTAMVTERGELYAATVIDFSGRDPVIYRSLGNMPPLRTAQYNSKWLNEPHFVSVYEIGRFAYFFLRETAVENDCGKVVFSRVARLCKNDMGGRFLLEDTWTTFTKARLNCSRAGEIPFYYNELQSTFHLPEQDLIYGVFTTNVNSISASAVCAFNLSSITRAFNGPFRYQENPRTAWLSTPNPIPNFQCGTLEEGGPGGNLTERSLQDAQRLFLMNDVVQPLTVDPLLTQDNLRFSKLVVDIVQGRDTLYHVMYIGTEYGTILKALSTTNKRLRGCYLEELRPLPQGQIGSIKSLQILHNDRSLIVGLDDRLVKIPLERCSSYPTESQCTEARDPYCGWDHKQKRCTTIEESSNMNQWTQNITECPVRNMTRDGGFGLWAPWQPCSHDDGEGSVSSCACRSRSCDGPLARCGGIACEGPLIQVANCSRNGGWTPWSSWGQCSSSCGIGFEVRQRSCNNPSPRHGGRICVGQGREERLCNEKKPCPMAVSWTAWGPWAHCSAECGGGVHSRSRTCESGDSCPGCSMEYKACNLEACPEVRRNTPWTPWMPVNVSQDGSRQEQRFRYTCRALLPEPQQLQLGKKKTETRFCPNDGSGACQTDALADDLVKVSGRTLSQPQGVRWGLWETWSSCSQPCSRGFRTRKRSCSTAEGRTNPGACVGSPVDYQDCNAQPCPVSGSWSCWSSWSQCSSSCGGGYYQRTRTCSNPPPASGGDICIGLHTEEALCSTHACEDWGEWTGWGDCDKEGLQHRTRPCGEERGAEAGLCQGNVTQSRPCQPHEVPVILPGQEDQSCGTFTLFQLVAVGAASFFAAALLSALAYTYCRQLSRPPAESGVIHPSTPNHLACNKRGNATPKNEKYIPMEFKTLNKNNLHVNDETCNHFPSPLPSGNMFSTTYYPPSLGKYDFHPDSPCRTYMHS, encoded by the exons ATGTCGGAGTTCTCCCACCCGGGGGTGAGGGACTTCTCTCGGCTGGCGCCGGACCTGAGCAGGAACCAGCTCATCGTGGGAGCGAG GAACTTCCTCTTCAGACTGAGTTTGAGCAACGCCTCGCTCATACAG gcgacAGAATGGGCCCCCGATGAAGATACAAGGCACTCCTGTCAGAGCAAGGGGAAGAccgag GTGGAGTGTCAGAACTACGTCCGCGTGCTGCTGATCAGCGGGACGACGCTCTTCACCTGTGGGACCAACGCTTTCACCCCCGTCTGTGTAACCCGGCAG ATTAGCAACTTCAGTCAGGTGTTGGACACGGTGAACGGCGTGGCCCGCTGCCCCTACGACCCGCGCCACAACTCCACCGCCATGGTGACGGAGCGCGGCGAGCTGTACGCCGCGACGGTGATCGACTTCTCCGGGCGGGACCCCGTCATCTACCGCAGCCTGGGCAACATGCCGCCGCTGCGCACCGCCCAGTACAACTCCAAGTGGCTCAACG AGCCCCACTTCGTGTCCGTCTACGAGATCGGCCGGTTCGCCTACTTCTTCCTGAGGGAGACGGCGGTGGAGAACGACTGCGGGAAGGTGGTGTTCTCCCGCGTGGCGCGGCTCTGCAAGAACGACATGGGCGGGCGCTTCCTCCTCGAGGACACCTGGACCACCTTCACCAAGGCTCGGCTCAACTGCTCGCGCGCGGGAGAGATCCCCTTTTACTACAACGAGCTGCAGAGCACTTTCCACTTACCGGAGCAGGACCTGATCTACGGCGTGTTCACCACCAACGT gaaCAGCATATCAGCGTCTGCCGTCTGCGCCTTCAATCTGAGCTCCATCACCCGGGCCTTCAACGGACCCTTCCGCTACCAGGAGAACCCCCGCACCGCTTGGCTCTCCACGCCAAACCCCATACCCAATTTTCAG TGTGGCAcgctggaggaggggggaccGGGGGGGAACCTGACCGAGCGCAGCCTCCAGGACGCCCAGCGGCTCTTCCTCATGAACGACGTGGTCCAGCCGCTCACCGTCGACCCTCTGCTCACCCAGGACAACCTGCGCTTCTCCAAGCTGGTGGTGGACATCGTCCAGGGCCGAGACACCCTCTACCACGTCATGTACATCGGCACCG AATATGGCACCATCCTGAAGGCTCTCTCCACAACCAATAAACGCCTCCGAGGCTGCTACCTTGAGGAGCTTAGGCCCCTCCCCCAAGGGCAAATTGGATCGATTAAGAGCCTGCAAATCCTTCACAATGACAGGTCTTTGATTGTTGGGCTTGATGACAGGCTGGTGAAGATCCCGTTGGAGCGCTGCTCCAGCTATCCGACTGAAAG TCAGTGCACGGAAGCGCGGGACCCTTACTGTGGCTGGGATCACAAGCAGAAGCGCTGCACCACCATCGAGGAGAGCTCCAACATGAACCAGTGGACCCAAAACATCACCGAGTGCCCA GTGAGGAACATGACACGGGATGGCGGCTTTGGTTTGTGGGCGCCGTGGCAACCGTGTAGCCACGACGACGGCGAGGGCTCCGTCAGCAGCTGCGCGTGCCGGTCCCGCTCGTGCGACGGACCTCTGGCTCGGTGTGGCGGGATCGCATGCGAGGGCCCGCTCATCCAGGTGGCGAACTGTTCCAG GAACGGCGGCTGGACCCCCTGGTCCTCGTGGGGccagtgcagcagcagctgtggcatCGGATTCGAAGTGAGGCAGCGGTCCTGCAACAACCCCTCGCCCCGCCACGGCGGTCGAATCTGTGTCGGCCAGGGACgagaggagag GCTGTGCAACGAGAAGAAGCCTTGTCCGATGGCAGTGTCCTGGACAGCCTGGGGCCCCTGGGCTCACTGCAGTGCTGAATGTGGAGGGGGGGTCCACTCCAGGAGCAGAACCTGTGAGAGCGGCGACAGCTGTCCTGGATGCTCCATG GAGTACAAGGCCTGTAACCTGGAGGCCTGCCCCGAGGTGCGCCGCAACACCCCCTGGACGCCCTGGATGCCGGTCAACGTCAGTCAAGACGGGTCCCGGCAGGAGCAGAGATTCAGGTACACCTGCCGGGCGCTGCTCCCCGAgccccagcagctgcagctgggcAAGAAGAAGACGGAGACCCGGTTCTGCCCCAACGACGGGTCCGGAGCCTGCCAGACCGACG CTCTGGCGGACGACTTGGTGAAGGTCAGCGGGCGCACTCTGTCCCAGCCCCAGGGCGTGCGCTGGGGATTGTGGGAAACGTGGTCCAGCTGTTCCCAGCCGTGTTCCAGGGGCTTCCGAACCCGGAAGCGTAGCTGCTCGACCGCGGAGGGCCGGACCAACCCCGGCGCCTGCGTGGGCTCCCCGGTGGACTACCAGGACTGCAACGCTCAGCCGTGCCCAg TGAGCGGgtcctggtcctgctggtcctcCTGGTCCCAGTGCTCGTCCAGCTGCGGGGGCGGATACTACCAGCGGACTCGCACGTGCAGCAACCCGCCCCCCGCCAGCGGGGGGGACATCTGCATCGGCCTGCACACCGAAGAGGCGCTCTGCAGCACACACGCCTGTGAAG ATTGGGGTGAATGGACGGGCTGGGGGGACTGTGACAAAGAGGGGCTGCAGCATCGCACTCGGCCCTGTGGCGAGGAGCGCGGCGCTGAGGCCGGTCTCTGCCAGGGTAACGTCACCCAGTCCAGGCCCTGCCAGCCTCATGAGGTGCCAG TTATTTTACCCGGACAAGAGGACCAGAGCTGTGGAA CCTTTACCTTGTTCCAGTTGGTCGCCGTGGGCGCGGCCAGCTTCTTCGCCGCCGCCCTGCTGTCGGCGCTGGCCTACACCTACTGCCGCCAGCTGAGCCGGCCGCCCGCAGAGTCGGGCGTCATCCACCCGAGCACCCCCAACCACCTCGCCTGCAACAAGCGGGGCAACGCCACGCCAAAGAACGAGAAGTACATCCCCATGGAGTTCAAG ACGCTAAACAAGAACAACCTGCACGTCAACGACGAGACGTGCAACCACTTCCCCTCCCCGCTGCCCTCCGGCAACATGTTCAGCACCACCTACTACCCGCCCAGCCTGGGCAAGTACGACTTCCACCCGGACTCGCCCTGCAGGACCTACATGCACAGCTGA